ATGAACTTTTACTGTTGCTGTTACTTGCGGATGCAATTTCACAGTAACGTTTGTATAGCCTAATGCACGAATTGCATCATCCATTTCAAATTTACGCTTATCAAGTTTAATTTTGTGTGATTTTTGCATTGCATCTACGATTTGTTTACTTGTGATTGAACCGAATAGACGTCCACCTTCTCCAGATTTAGCCTTTAATTCTACAGTTAGTTTCTCTAACGTTTCTTTTAATTGTTTTGCATTTTCAAGATCTGCTGCTGCATCTTTTTCTTCTTTGCGCTTTTGAGCTTCTAAAGTTTTCATACTGCTATTTGTCGCTTCAGCAGCTAATCCTTGTTTTAGTAAGAAGTTATTTGCATAACCATCTGGTACGTTTTTTACTTCTCCTTTTTTCCCTTTACCTTTTACGTCTTTTAGAAAAATTACTTTCATGATTGTGTGCCTCCCTGTAAATAGTCATCAATAACAAATCGAAGCTTCTCCTCAGCTTCATCTACTGTAACATTTTTCATTTGTGTGGCTGCATTCGTTAAATGCCCCCCACCACCTAAGTTTTCCATAATTAGCTGCACATTCACTTCACCTAAAGACCTGCCGCTAATTCCAATGAAATTCTCGCCACGTTTTGCAATAACAAATGATGCAGTAATTCCTGTCATTGTTAATAATGTGTCCGCTGATTGCGCAATAAGCACTTGATCGTAGTAATCATCACTATCAACTTTTGCAATCGCAATTCCATTTGTATAAATGTACGCATTTTTAATAGCTTTTGCAACCCGTAAATACTGATCCATATCTTCTTTTAAAAGCTCTTGTACAAGTACGGTATCTGCACCATGAGAGCGTAAATAAGAAGCGGCATCAAACGTACGAGCACCCGTACGGAATGTAAAGCTTTTCGTATCAACAATAATACCTGCTAACAATGCCGTTGCTTCTAGCATTGTCATTTTTAAATTTTTCGGTTGGTATTCAAGCAATTCGGTAACAAGCTCTGCCGTAGAAGAAGCGTAAGGCTCCATGTAAACAAGCAATGGATCTTCAATAAAATCTTCTCCTCGGCGATGATGGTCAATAACAACTACATTTTCAATCTTGCGTAACAGCTTTTCTTCCATCACCATTGAAGGTTTATGCGTATCAACAACAACAAGTAATGAATCATCATTTGCAAATTCCATCGCTTGTTCTGGTGTAATAAAGTGAGACCATAACTCTTCGTTTTGTTTCACTTTATCCATTAAACGCTTAATTCCCTTATCAGAATCATTTTCATCTAGCACAATATATCCTTTGCGCTCATTTAATTGCGCTACCTTTAAAATACCAATCGCAGCACCAATTGCGTCCATATCAGGAGCCCTATGCCCCATTATAATGACGTTACTACTTTCTAATACTAAATCTTTTAATGCGTGCGAAATAACTCTAGCACGTACACGAGTACGTTTTTCTACCGGATTTGTCTTACCACCATAAAACTTAACTTTACCTGTTGCTTGCTTAATAGCTACTTGATCTCCACCGCGGCCAAGTGCAAGGTCTAAGCCGGACTGAGCCATTGCCCCAAGTTCTGATAAAGGTAAATCACCTGAACCGACACCTACACTTAAGGTGAGTGGTATATTCCTTTTAGATGTTTCTTCACGCACTTGATCTAAAATGCTAAATTTCCCTTTCTCCATCTGTGCTAAAATACTTTCATTTAACACAACGAAGAATCTTTCTGAAGATGCACGTTTTAAATATGCCCCATACTTAACGGCCCATTCATTTAGTCTTGATGTTACAAGACTTGTTATATTCGTACGTAATTGATCATCTAATCCTTGTGTAACTTCATCATAATTATCTAAATAAATGACAGCCAAAACAGTACGTTGATCCTCGTACATCTTTTCAATCTCTGTTTGTTCCGTTACATCAAAGAAATAAATTAACTTTTCTTCTTTCCTTACAAAGACACGAAACTTTCGATTATTTAAAGAGACTATATCATCGGAAGTTTCTCCCTTAATAAAAAGAAGTAACGTTTCTGATACATCATAAAGGTGCCATCCAGCTAATGCATGCTGCCCGAGACACGAAGATAAATAAGGATTCGCCCAATCAATCCCATAATCCTTATTGTATAACAAAATACCAATTGGCATCTGGTTAAATGCTTCATTACTCACTTTCTTTACCCTTGTAATCATATCTGTCGTATGTTTCTCGAAATTCTTTTGAAAGGTTAGTTCAAATCGTACAACAAGAAAAAGGACGATACAAAAAATAAAGAAGGAGACGATCCCCATTATCAAGTGAAAATAACAGAGGATTGAAATGAGCACAAACACAAAAAATGCCAATACGTAAACAGGATATAAAAACCACTGTTTCTTATAAAATTCAGGCATGTATACAACTCCTATAAAGTAAAACTAACTCATCTTCCAGTTAGTAATACAGATTAAAATAGTATAAGGAATATTATTTTATCCTCCTATTTTAGAACGCAATGAAATCCCTAAATCAATTATACCTAAGATTGTCACAAGAGGAAACAGCATCGGGATAAACATGCAAGCGATAAAACTAATAATAGGAACCCCTTTCGTAAAACCTTTACTATGCGCTAGAAAAGCGATAAATGTCAGACCTTGCAGTACTAGTAGTAACGCAAATATGACATATAGGTTAGAAAATACCATATGTAAATATGATGTCGGTTCTACTTTTATAAAAGTTGATAGCAAAATAAATATAACGTAATACCAAACAATACTCTTTGGTAATTGTATATCTTTAAACTTAGGCCAATGTATAACGTCATGTTTTAACTTTCTTAAAACACTACCGGATATCATAACTGTAATCCAAGAGAAACATACCGATACCATGACAAGTAAACTTGGGAATAACGTTTGTAACACATCATTAAATTGTGCAAATAACTCTTTTTGCTCTTTACTAATAGGCATGCCCGCAGCAGTAACTATCTTTTCGCTTTGCGCCATACTTTCATTAAACATATTTTGCATTTGCTTCATTAAATCTATGTTAAAAAACTTTATACTCGCAACATAAATGAGCATAATACCAATTAAGTAAGCAAGCGTCCCCGCCATCAAAATTTCTACTGGCTTCTTTTGTTTTTTATACATATGTCCTAAAACGATACCTATTAATCCAAACATAGTTGTCTTTACTAGGTTCATCGGTTGACTGACAATAATAGTAATAAAAAGCGCTGCCGTAAAAATTACAAAGGCATTAGATATTTTATATCTTATCGTTAGCAATATAAATGGCAACGGCAATGCAAACGTTACGACTGTACCTAAAATCGGAACATACATAGATATAAGCAATAACATTGCATATATCGCTAACAACGCTGCACCCCCAGTAATAAATTTCGTATTTTTCATCATCTAACCTCTCTTTCAAAAAAGAAAAGCATAGCAAAATGCACAGTAGAGTCCGACTCTACTGTGCATTTCATACGCTATTATTCACCAACATATGGTAAAAGTGCCATTTGACGAGCACGTTTAATTGCAACTGTAAGTTTGCGTTGGTATTTTGCGCTTGTTCCTGTTACACGACGAGGTAAAATTTTACCACGCTCAGAAACGAAACGTTTTAATAAATCAACATCTTTATAATCGATGCGAGTGATGCCGTTAGCTGTGAAGAAACACACCTTACGACGTTTCGCACGTCCACCTTTGCGTCCTGCCATGTCTATTTCCCTCCATTCTTTGTTAAAACTAACAAATTTACTGTATTAGAACGGTAAATCGTCGTCAGAAATGTCGATCGGTTGACCTACATTTGAAAATGGATCGTCATTCTTCGTAAATCCAGAGTTTCCTTGGTTACCTTGGTTGCCTGAATTACTAGATTGACCAAATGGGTTAGAGCTTTGGTTACCGAAACCAGCTCCTGATGGTTGCTGATTAAATGAACCACGTTGCTCCCCACCGCCATTACGCGGCTCTAAAAATTGTACGCTTTCCGCAAGAACTTCTGTTACATATACACGTTTACCATCTTGTCCCTCGTAATTACGAGTTTGAAGACGCCCATCTACGCCTGCTAAGCTACCTTTTTTCAAATAATTTGCTACGTTTTCTGCTTGTTTACGCCATATTACACAATTAATAAAGTCAGCTTCACGCTCACCTTGTTGATTCGCAAATGCGCGATTCACAGCTAACGTAAAAGTAGCTACTGCAACACCATTGGGCGTGTAACGTAAGTCAGGGTCCTTAGTTAAACGACCAACGAGGATAACACGATTCATCAATCGAACCACTCTCCCTTATATATCAATTATTTTTCTTCTTCTTTAACAACGATATGACGAAGGATGTCTTCGTTGATCTTAGCTAAACGGTCGAATTCGTTAATCGCTTCTGCGTTAGATTTCACGTTTAAGATCATGTAGAAACCTTCACGTAAGTCGTTGATTTCGTAAGCTAAACGACGCTTACCCCACTCTTTCGTGTTAATGATTTCTGCACCATTGTTTGTTAAAACACCTGCAAAACGTTCAACTAAAGCTTTTTGAGCTTCTTCTTCAACGCCAGGACGAATGATGTACATAATTTCGTACTTTCTCATTACACTTTCACCTCCTTTTGGTCTAAACGGCCCATAATGGGCAAGGAGCAATTAATTTATAGTAATTACTCACGAGTTTAGATTATATCATAGTAAGTTAGATGAATCAACTCACCCATACATAAAAAACTTGGCAAACACATAATATATTTGCCAAGTTCATATCTTTATTTTTCCTAGGAAATATCAAATTAAACGTTGAAACGGAAATGCATAACGTCTCCGTCTTTTACGATATACTCTTTTCCTTCTAAACGAACCTTACCAGCTTCTTTTGCAGCTGTCATAGAACCGTTTGTCATTAAGTCCTCGTAAGATACTGTTTCCGCACGAATAAATCCACGCTCGAAGTCTGTGTGAATTACGCCAGCACATTGTGGTGCTTTCATACCTTGTTTGAACGTCCATGCACGTACTTCTTGCACACCAGCTGTGAAGTAAGTAGCAAGTCCTAATAAATCATATGCAGCACGAATTAATTGATCTAAACCAGATTCTTCAATACCTAGTTCTTCAAGGAATACTTTTTTCTCTTCCTCGTCTAGCTCGGCGATTTCTGATTCGATTTTTGCACATACAACGATTACTTGAGAATTTTCATTCGCAGCAAATTCTTTTACCATTTGTACATATTTGTTTTCAGAAGGATCGATTACATCGTCCTCGCTTACGTTTGCTACATATAACATTTCTTTCGTTGTCAGTAAATGAAGGCCTTTAACAATCTTCATTTGCTCTTCTGTAAATTCAACAGTACGAGCTGGTTTTCCCTCTTCAAAAGCTTCTTTTAAACGAACTAAAATTTCATGCTCATATACTGCTTCTTTATCTTTTTGTCTTGCTAATTTCACAACACGTTCGATACGTTTATCAACAGATTCTAAATCTGCTAAGATTAGCTCTAAGTTGATTGTTTCAATATCATCAATTGGATCTACTTTCCCTGAAACGTGCGTAATATTTTCGTCTTCAAAACAACGAACAACTTGGCAAATTGCATCTACTTGGCGAATGTGAGATAAGAATTTATTTCCTAAACCTTCACCTTTACTAGCACCTTTTACGATACCTGCAATATCAGTAAACTCAAATACAGTCGGAACAGTTTTTTTCGGTTCTACTAATTCCGTTAATTTATTTAAACGCTCATCTGGTACTTCTACAATTCCTACGTTTGGATCAATTGTACAGAATGGATAGTTTGCAGATTCTGCTCCTGCTTGTGTAATTGCATTAAATAAAGTGGACTTCCCTACGTTAGGTAATCCAACAATCCCAGCCGTTAATCCCATATTTTTCACTCCTATGTCTCAATCTTTCATCATTATAGATAGTAACGAAAAAAATGACAAGTTTCCTCCAAACGAAAAAAAGTAACAGCTACCTACCGCAACTGTTACGTTCTCTCTATTCTTCGTGCTTCACAAGTATTTTTTTTACCTTACGATCGAACTCTCTTCGAGGAATCATTACTGAATGGTCACATCCCTCGCACTTAATGCGGATATCCATTCCCATACGAATAATCTTCCAACGATTCTCACCACATGGGTGGGCTTTCTTCATTTCCACAACATCATACAAGTTATACTGCTTTTGCTCCATTCTCCAAACCCCTCTCCATACTAAATTGCTTTTCCACTCACTAATTCTTCACGATTATATAAAACCATACGTGGATATGGAATTTCAATACCATGTAAATCTAGACGATTTTTAATTTCTTTACGAAGTGCCCTTGCAATAACTGCATGTTGCATTGGCTCTACTTCAGCAATAACACGTAGTATAACTTCTGAAGCAGCTAATGTTTGTACACCTAACAACTGAGGCGTTGTTACCATTTTTTCATACTTTGCAGGTAATTCCTCTAATAACTCTTCAATGACTTGCTCTGCTTTTGCAATGTCCGCCTCATATGAAATAGATACATCCACAAACGCTACACTATTACTTACCGAGAAGTTCGTAACTTGAATAATACTTCCATTTGGTAAAGTATGAATTTCACCTGTCCAACTTTTCACTTTTGTTGTACGAAGTCCAATTTCTAAAACGACACCTTCAAACTGCCCAATTCTTACATAGTCACCTACTGAAAATTGATCTTCTAGCAAGATAAATAATCCTGTAATAACATCTTTTACTAAACTTTGAGCACCAAATCCGACTGCTAAACCAATTACCCCAGCACCGGCTAATAAACCTGATGCATTAATATTAAACACACCTAAAATCGCAATTAACATAATGAACATAACAACGTATGCCACAATATTTTCAAGTAACTTCGCTACTGTAACTGTACGACGTTCTGAAATTTGAATTGGAGAACGACTTCCCATACGAAACGCATTTCGTACAACCGCTCTTGCAATTCGCACTACAATTGCACCAATTGTTAAAATGATACATATTTTTAATGCCGCAATTCCAATATGAGCCCAACGATCAGCATCTAATAAATACTGTTTCGTAGCATTAAACCAATTCGTTAATAAATCCATGTACCTCTACCTCTCCAGCCAAAATTTCTTTTTAATTACCCTTCTTATTGTATCAGAAGTCTCCTGATTGCTGAAAAAATTTTATAACTTTAATTCTATTTATTAACTTCCATGCAGGTATAAAATGGAACAAATATATATATACTAGTACTATTATTTCCGTCTTCATTTAAGTTTTACATCACATATGCACTTATAGTTTTCCATTTCACTCAACATATAACATATTTTGAAAATTTATTAAAAGGATGGGTGCTTCATGAATATTGGAAGTTTTCGCTTACCTTTTTTCGAAAAAGAAACTCAAAACGTTATGCACCAAGATTTAGAAGCCTCCGAGACAATTAGTAACTTCTTACTTTCCCATATCCCTATTAAAAACCATATACCAATTATTCTCGTTTGTATCGGAACAGATCGTTCTACAGGCGATGCACTCGGGCCATTAGTCGGTACGAAACTAGAACAAGTAGGAATTACAAACTTCCAAGTGTTCGGCACACTAGATGAACCAGTACATGCGCTAAATTTAGAAGAAAAAATTCGGAATATACAGAAAGATAACCCTACTTCATTTATAATTGCGGTTGATGCCTGTTTAGGAAAATCTCAAAATATCGGTTCCATCACTACCGGAATGGGGCCTAGTAAACCCGGAGCTGCGATGAATAAGAAATTACCAGCAGTTGGTGACTTACATATTCATGGCATCGTAAATCTGAACGGTTTTATGGAGTTTTTCGTCCTGCAAAATACAAGATTAAGCTTAGTCATGAAAATGGCTGATGTAATTGCACAAAGCATAAAAGAAACAGACCAAAAATTATCTGTATTAAAAAAAGCAAACCATCTATAAATAATAAGATGGTTTGCTCTTTAGTTTTGCTGCGCTAATAATTCTAAAATACGATTTAAATCTTCTTTATTGAAAAATTCAATTTCGATTTTACCTTTTTCTTTTTTTGTTTCTTTAATTTTTACCTCTGTGCCAAACTTTTCTCTTAAGAACGTTTCGCGTTCTACGAAAAATATGTTTCTCTCTTTTTTCACTTGTTTTGTTTCACGTGAAACGCGTTGATTAATCTCCTGAACAATTTTCTCTAATTGACGAACATTTAATCCTTCTTTTTCAATTCGTTTTAGTAAAGATTTCAACTGTTCTTCATCTTTTATCGTAAGTAAAGTTCTCCCATGAGCCATTGAAAGTTGACCGTTTGCAATCATATCTTGCACAAAAGAAGGGAGGCTTAATAATCGCGTATAGTTTGCAATGTAAGGTCTGCTCTTGCCAAGACGTTTTGCTAATTGTTCTTGCGTTACATTTAGCTCATTCATTAACATTTGGTATGCCATTGCTTCTTCCATTGGATTTAAATCTTCTCGTTGTAAGTTTTCAAGCAATGCAAACTCCATCATTTGCTGCTCATTTAATTGTCTTACAACAGCAGGCACCTTTTCGAGCCCAGCCTCTTTAGCAGCACGATACCTTCTTTCACCTGCGACAATTTCATATCCTTTAATACTCTTTCTAGCAATTAACGGTTGTAATATGCCATGCTCTTTAATAGAAGCCGATAATTCTTGAATCGCCTCTTTATTAAAGTGTTTACGTGGTTGATATGGATTCGGTCTTAATTCAGTTATCGCAATCTCCTGAATTGTCTCTTCTTCTTTCACATCTAAATCAGGAAAAAACACATTGATTCCTCTTCCTAATCCTTTAGCCACCTGCAATCACTTCCTCTGCTAAATCTATATATACTTCTGCCCCTCTTGATTTAGCGTCATACTGCATAATTGGTTTCCCATGACTTGGTGCTTCACTCAAACGAACATTACGAGGGATAATTGAACGGTATACTTTGTCTCTAAAATATTTTTTCACTTCATCTATAACTTGAATCCCTAAATTTGTACGGGCATCCAACATTGTTAGCAATACACCTTGGATTGCTAGATTTTTATTTAAGTGCTTTTGCACAAGTCGAACTGTATTTAATAGCTGACTTAACCCTTCTAATGCGTAATATTCGCATTGAACAGGAATAATAACAGAATCTGCTGCTGTTAATGCATTAATCGTTAATAACCCTAAGGATGGGGGACAGTCGATAATAATATAATCGTATTCATCACGAACTGGCTGTAATGCCCTTTGCAAACGTACTTCCCGGGAAATAGTCGGTACCAATTCAATTTCAGCACCTGCTAATTGAATTGTAGCGGGTAGAACATCTAAGTTTTCAGTTGCGGTTTTCCGTATAACCCCTTGAACATCTGCATCTTCCACAAGAACGTTGTAAATACATTGATCTAATTCGGATTTTTCAATTCCCACACCAGTCGTTGCATTTCCTTGAGCATCAATATCTACAAGAAGGACCTTTTTACCTACTTGTGCCAATCCAGCCCCTAAATTAACAGATGTTGTTGTTTTCCCAACGCCACCTTTTTGATTGGCAATAGCAATGATTTTTCCCATGATGTCACCTACTTTCAACCTTTCTATCTTATTCTAGTAACAATTACGTTTATTGTAACATGAAATAAAAGTTTTTCTTTTACGTCCTTATTAAACTTCAAAATTTATTTGTAAACTCCTTCTTCCTCTAACAAGAAAATATAGTAAAAGAGACCTATCCAATAGGATCAGGTCTCTAACACGCCATTATTATTTTTTCTTCGGGATTTGAATTGTAATTTGATAGTATTCATCAAATTCTTCTTCCTCAGAATTAACATTCAAACCACTGTCAGCAACCATTTGTAATGATTGCCTAATTGTATTCATGGCAATTCTTGTATCTCGACTTACTGCTTTTTGCTTTGCCTTACGCTTCGGTTTTGCTTCCTCTAATAACTTTGCAATTCGTTCCTCTGTTTGCTTTACATTCAGTTGTTTCTCCACAATTTCCTGTAAAACTTTCAGTTGTAATTCCTCATTCTTTAAAGGAATGAGCGCGCGGGCATGGCGTTCTGTAATGCTTTTTTCTAATAACGCACTTTTTATTTCTTCCGGCAACTTTAACAATCGCAACTTATTTGCGATTGTGGATTGTCCTTTTCCAAGTCGTTGTGCCAATGCTTCTTGTGTTAAATTATGTAACCCAATTAGCTTTTGATATGCCACAGCTTCCTCGATTGCTGTTAGTTCCTCACGTTGCAAGTTTTCAATTAAAGCTACAGATGCTGTTTCTGTATCATTTAAATTCTTTATAATTGCAGGAACCTTTTCCCAACCTAACTTTGTTGCCGCACGGAAACGTCTTTCTCCAGCAATAATTTCGTACTTATCATCCTCATATTGCCTCACAACAATTGGCTGAATAAGTCCGTGTGTACGAATCGTTAATGCTAGTTCTTCAATACGCGCATCATCAAAAACTGTTCGTGGTTGATAACGGTTAGGGGTAATATTTACTATCGGAATTTCTTGTATTTCTTCATATACCTTTTTATCTATTTCTTCATGGCTTTCGTCTTGTAATTCGAATTCGCTCTCTTTATCTCCAAAGCCAAATAAACGAGAAAACGTATTTTTCATACATATTCCACCACCTTTTAGGCCTATTGACTATTCTCCATAAAATGTTTCCTATGAAACATTTACGTTTTCATTTATATAATTTAATCTTACGTCTAATAAGATTTATTTTTCAATAGGTAATTTATTGGGTGTTCCCGGTTTGCGTGGATATTTCTTTGGTGTCTTGCGTTTTTTCTCGATTAATAAAATATTACGTTCACTTTCTTCAAACGGTAATTGGAACGTAGACATTTCTTTTAAATCCCCGCCTAGCACCTCTAAAGCATACTTGCCATTTTCAATTTCTTCGTTTGCTGCGGCACCTTTCATTGCAATAAATGTTCCCCCAACTTTTACAAGTGGTAAACATAGCTCGCTTAATACTGAAAGACGTGCAACTGCACGTGCCATTACAATATCGTACGATTCACGTACACCTTCTTTTTTACCAAATGTTTCAGCACGATCGTGACAAAATGCAACGTCACTTAATTCCAACTTTTGTGCTAAATGATTTAAGAAATTAATACGTTTTTGCAATGAGTCTACAATTGTAACCTTTAAGTGCGGGAAACAGATTTTTAAAGGAATACTTGGGAATCCAGCTCCTGCACCAACATCACAAATTGAGAATGGTTTTGAAAAATCATAGTAAAAAGCAGCTGTAATGGAATCAAAAAAGTGTTTTAAATATACTTCCTCTTTCTCCGTAATAGCCGTTAAGTTCATTTTTTCATTCCACTCTACTAATGTTTCGAAGTAGATTTCGAACTGCTCTAACTGTCTAGAAGAGAGGGTAATACCCTTCTCTTCTAGCATAGATTGAAATTGTTCTATGTTCATCTAACAATATCTCCTTACTATTTATTGGTTCGATACTCGCGCAATTTTTCCTTGTTCGATATACACAAGTAAAATGGAAATATCAGCTGGATTTACACCAGAAATACGTGAAGCTTGCCCCATCGATAGTGGACGAACATCTTTCAATTTCTGTCTAGCTTCAGAGGCAAGACTTGAAATTGCATCATAATCAATATCCACAGGTATTTTTTTGTTTTCCATTTTCTTCATACGCTCTACTTGCTGTAAAGATTTTTCAATATATCCTTCGTACTTAATCTGAATTTCAACTTGTTCTGTAACTTCATCACTTAATTCTACTTCACTTGGTACTAAAAGATGAATATGCTCATATGTCATCTCCGGACGACGTAATAAGTCACTTGCACGTATTCCATCTTTTAATTCACTTCCACCAATACTGCGAATTAATTCTTGAACTTCAGGACGTGGTTTAATAATAATGCTGCTTAAACGTTCCTTTTCTTGTTCAATTTGTAATTTTTTATTTGTAAATCGCTCATA
This Bacillus paramycoides DNA region includes the following protein-coding sequences:
- the rplI gene encoding 50S ribosomal protein L9, giving the protein MKVIFLKDVKGKGKKGEVKNVPDGYANNFLLKQGLAAEATNSSMKTLEAQKRKEEKDAAADLENAKQLKETLEKLTVELKAKSGEGGRLFGSITSKQIVDAMQKSHKIKLDKRKFEMDDAIRALGYTNVTVKLHPQVTATVKVHVSEQ
- a CDS encoding DHH family phosphoesterase, which codes for MPEFYKKQWFLYPVYVLAFFVFVLISILCYFHLIMGIVSFFIFCIVLFLVVRFELTFQKNFEKHTTDMITRVKKVSNEAFNQMPIGILLYNKDYGIDWANPYLSSCLGQHALAGWHLYDVSETLLLFIKGETSDDIVSLNNRKFRVFVRKEEKLIYFFDVTEQTEIEKMYEDQRTVLAVIYLDNYDEVTQGLDDQLRTNITSLVTSRLNEWAVKYGAYLKRASSERFFVVLNESILAQMEKGKFSILDQVREETSKRNIPLTLSVGVGSGDLPLSELGAMAQSGLDLALGRGGDQVAIKQATGKVKFYGGKTNPVEKRTRVRARVISHALKDLVLESSNVIIMGHRAPDMDAIGAAIGILKVAQLNERKGYIVLDENDSDKGIKRLMDKVKQNEELWSHFITPEQAMEFANDDSLLVVVDTHKPSMVMEEKLLRKIENVVVIDHHRRGEDFIEDPLLVYMEPYASSTAELVTELLEYQPKNLKMTMLEATALLAGIIVDTKSFTFRTGARTFDAASYLRSHGADTVLVQELLKEDMDQYLRVAKAIKNAYIYTNGIAIAKVDSDDYYDQVLIAQSADTLLTMTGITASFVIAKRGENFIGISGRSLGEVNVQLIMENLGGGGHLTNAATQMKNVTVDEAEEKLRFVIDDYLQGGTQS
- a CDS encoding YybS family protein; this encodes MKNTKFITGGAALLAIYAMLLLISMYVPILGTVVTFALPLPFILLTIRYKISNAFVIFTAALFITIIVSQPMNLVKTTMFGLIGIVLGHMYKKQKKPVEILMAGTLAYLIGIMLIYVASIKFFNIDLMKQMQNMFNESMAQSEKIVTAAGMPISKEQKELFAQFNDVLQTLFPSLLVMVSVCFSWITVMISGSVLRKLKHDVIHWPKFKDIQLPKSIVWYYVIFILLSTFIKVEPTSYLHMVFSNLYVIFALLLVLQGLTFIAFLAHSKGFTKGVPIISFIACMFIPMLFPLVTILGIIDLGISLRSKIGG
- the rpsR gene encoding 30S ribosomal protein S18; protein product: MAGRKGGRAKRRKVCFFTANGITRIDYKDVDLLKRFVSERGKILPRRVTGTSAKYQRKLTVAIKRARQMALLPYVGE
- the ssb gene encoding single-stranded DNA-binding protein, producing MMNRVILVGRLTKDPDLRYTPNGVAVATFTLAVNRAFANQQGEREADFINCVIWRKQAENVANYLKKGSLAGVDGRLQTRNYEGQDGKRVYVTEVLAESVQFLEPRNGGGEQRGSFNQQPSGAGFGNQSSNPFGQSSNSGNQGNQGNSGFTKNDDPFSNVGQPIDISDDDLPF
- the rpsF gene encoding 30S ribosomal protein S6; this translates as MRKYEIMYIIRPGVEEEAQKALVERFAGVLTNNGAEIINTKEWGKRRLAYEINDLREGFYMILNVKSNAEAINEFDRLAKINEDILRHIVVKEEEK
- the ychF gene encoding redox-regulated ATPase YchF gives rise to the protein MGLTAGIVGLPNVGKSTLFNAITQAGAESANYPFCTIDPNVGIVEVPDERLNKLTELVEPKKTVPTVFEFTDIAGIVKGASKGEGLGNKFLSHIRQVDAICQVVRCFEDENITHVSGKVDPIDDIETINLELILADLESVDKRIERVVKLARQKDKEAVYEHEILVRLKEAFEEGKPARTVEFTEEQMKIVKGLHLLTTKEMLYVANVSEDDVIDPSENKYVQMVKEFAANENSQVIVVCAKIESEIAELDEEEKKVFLEELGIEESGLDQLIRAAYDLLGLATYFTAGVQEVRAWTFKQGMKAPQCAGVIHTDFERGFIRAETVSYEDLMTNGSMTAAKEAGKVRLEGKEYIVKDGDVMHFRFNV
- a CDS encoding DUF951 domain-containing protein: MEQKQYNLYDVVEMKKAHPCGENRWKIIRMGMDIRIKCEGCDHSVMIPRREFDRKVKKILVKHEE
- a CDS encoding mechanosensitive ion channel family protein; the protein is MDLLTNWFNATKQYLLDADRWAHIGIAALKICIILTIGAIVVRIARAVVRNAFRMGSRSPIQISERRTVTVAKLLENIVAYVVMFIMLIAILGVFNINASGLLAGAGVIGLAVGFGAQSLVKDVITGLFILLEDQFSVGDYVRIGQFEGVVLEIGLRTTKVKSWTGEIHTLPNGSIIQVTNFSVSNSVAFVDVSISYEADIAKAEQVIEELLEELPAKYEKMVTTPQLLGVQTLAASEVILRVIAEVEPMQHAVIARALRKEIKNRLDLHGIEIPYPRMVLYNREELVSGKAI
- the yyaC gene encoding spore protease YyaC is translated as MNIGSFRLPFFEKETQNVMHQDLEASETISNFLLSHIPIKNHIPIILVCIGTDRSTGDALGPLVGTKLEQVGITNFQVFGTLDEPVHALNLEEKIRNIQKDNPTSFIIAVDACLGKSQNIGSITTGMGPSKPGAAMNKKLPAVGDLHIHGIVNLNGFMEFFVLQNTRLSLVMKMADVIAQSIKETDQKLSVLKKANHL
- the spo0J gene encoding stage 0 sporulation protein Spo0J translates to MAKGLGRGINVFFPDLDVKEEETIQEIAITELRPNPYQPRKHFNKEAIQELSASIKEHGILQPLIARKSIKGYEIVAGERRYRAAKEAGLEKVPAVVRQLNEQQMMEFALLENLQREDLNPMEEAMAYQMLMNELNVTQEQLAKRLGKSRPYIANYTRLLSLPSFVQDMIANGQLSMAHGRTLLTIKDEEQLKSLLKRIEKEGLNVRQLEKIVQEINQRVSRETKQVKKERNIFFVERETFLREKFGTEVKIKETKKEKGKIEIEFFNKEDLNRILELLAQQN
- the soj gene encoding sporulation initiation inhibitor protein Soj codes for the protein MGKIIAIANQKGGVGKTTTSVNLGAGLAQVGKKVLLVDIDAQGNATTGVGIEKSELDQCIYNVLVEDADVQGVIRKTATENLDVLPATIQLAGAEIELVPTISREVRLQRALQPVRDEYDYIIIDCPPSLGLLTINALTAADSVIIPVQCEYYALEGLSQLLNTVRLVQKHLNKNLAIQGVLLTMLDARTNLGIQVIDEVKKYFRDKVYRSIIPRNVRLSEAPSHGKPIMQYDAKSRGAEVYIDLAEEVIAGG
- the noc gene encoding nucleoid occlusion protein, which produces MKNTFSRLFGFGDKESEFELQDESHEEIDKKVYEEIQEIPIVNITPNRYQPRTVFDDARIEELALTIRTHGLIQPIVVRQYEDDKYEIIAGERRFRAATKLGWEKVPAIIKNLNDTETASVALIENLQREELTAIEEAVAYQKLIGLHNLTQEALAQRLGKGQSTIANKLRLLKLPEEIKSALLEKSITERHARALIPLKNEELQLKVLQEIVEKQLNVKQTEERIAKLLEEAKPKRKAKQKAVSRDTRIAMNTIRQSLQMVADSGLNVNSEEEEFDEYYQITIQIPKKK